The genomic DNA ACCTTCCCCCTGCTCGCCCCGGACACCCGCATCGAGGATCCGAAGGTGAAGGAGGCCGTGGACTGGGTGCTCGGACGCGAGAAGCTGTCCCTGGAGGATCTCCGCATCAAGGAGGCCCCGCGGATGCTCTACTTCAAGCACGAGGAGCGCCCCACCGTCGTCCTCCCCCACAAGCTCGTCATCGGCCGCGTCCAGAACGACGAGCTGAACCGGGGCGAGTACAAGGTCAACATCGCCTTCACCCTGCCCCCCGGCGCCTACGCCACGCTCGTCATCAAGCGGCTCTTCCACTTCGAGTACCAGGAGGAGAGCGCCCAGCAGATCCGCGACTCCTGGCGGGCGCCCCAGAACGAGGACCAGGATGGGGAGACGGCGGACACGGCCTATGCCCCCCGGGGTCCCCGCCGGGCCCCGGCCCCCACGCCTCCCCTCCGGGAGACCCGAGGCGCTTCGGGCGCCAGGGGCATCTCCACGGCCAGGGGGACCGCCAGGCGGAGCCCGGCTCCCGAGGCCCCCGGCGCTCCCGACAAGCGCGTGCGGACCCGGGAGGCCACCGACGCCAGGCCCACCCAGCCCCTCGGCTTCCGCGAGAGCCAGCGCCAGAAGAAGGACGCCAAGGAAAAGGCACGGCGCGAGCAGGCGGCCAAGCGCCCGGAATCACGGAAGAAGAAGTGATCGGACCCGCCGATTTCCACGGCGGTGCAATCAGGGGACCCATGCTCCGTAGACCAGGGCGTGAACGCTCTCGCCCTCAACGCAGCAGACGTCGCGGACCTCGCCCGGGCCATCGGCATGCTGGTGGCCGATGACTCCGCCGCCCCGCCCTGGAAGGCCGATGTACTGGCCGCCCGGCGCGGAGACCCCTCGGCCTTCGAGTCGCTCGTACGCAGCGTGCAGCGCCCCGTCTACGGTCTGGCGCTGCGCCTGCTCGGCAACGAGGCCGAGGCCGCCGAGGTGTCCCAGGAAGCCTTCCTGCGCGCCTACCAGAACCTGCACAAGTACGACGAGTCCCGCCCCTTCGATCTCTGGGTGATGGCCATCACCCGCAACCTGTGCCTGGACCTGCTGCGCCGGCGCACCAAGGTGAAGACGGAGGAGCTCGAGCCCATGAGCGAGGTCCTCCCCAGTGGAGAGGCGTCGCTCGAGGAGGGCGCCATCGCCCGCCAGGAGCACCAGTCGCTGGAAGCGGCCCTGGCCACCCTGTCCGCTGACGACCGGGAGGTGCTGGCGCTCTACTACGTGCAGAAGCGCACCACGAAGGAGATCGCCCAGGTCCTGGGCTGCGCGCCGGGCACCATCATGGCGCGCCTGTTCCGGGCCCGGGAGAAGCTCCGCAAGAAGATGAGCCCGGAGGAGCCGACATGATGCCCACGTCGATCGAGTGCCCGGATCTCGAGGTGCTCTTCACCGAGATGGAGTCCGGCGAGCACGGCCCCGCCATGGAGCACGCGAAGCTCTGCCCGCTGTGCACCGCCATCATCGAGGAGCACCGGCTGCTGGAGAAGGACCTGTACCGGCTGGCGGATCCGCTCCCTCCGCCGGACCTGGTGCACAAGGTGATGGCACGCGTGGCCACCGAGCCCCCTCCCCTGCGCAGCGAGCTGTGGACGGGCCTCTCCATCCTGGCGGTCTCGCTCCTGGCGGGACTCGGGGTGCTGCTCACCAGCGACAAGGCCCTGAGCGGGGCCGGCACCGGTCTGGCCCGCTTCCTGGTGGACGGCAGGGCCTTCATCGAAGCGCTGCTGAGTGGGGCCCATGCCTTGTGGAACACCGCGGCGGGCCCCGTCGCGGCCCTGCTCGCCGCCCTCCTCTTCTCCACCCTTTTCGGCATCAAGCGACTGGCCGGCAACGGCCCTACCCCCTCCGAAGCGTGAGTGTCGCCATGAAGATCTCCAAGCGCCTGCTCCTTCCCGCACTCCTCCTCGCTTCCCCCCTCGCGCTGGCCCAGACCCAGGCCCCCGCGGCCCAGGAGGCCCGCGCCCAGGACACCATCAACGTCCAGTTCCGCGGCTCCCTGCGCGATGCGATCCAGAAGATCGCCGAGGAGGGTGGCCTCAACGTGGTGGTCACCGGCGACCTGGACTCGCCCGCCGAGGTCCGCCTGAAGAACGTCGGCGCCGAGCAGGCCCTGCGCACGGTGGCCCGCGCCTACTCGCTGAAGCTGGAGCAGGACAACGGCATCTACACGCTGCGCCCCCTGACGGCCGAGGAGAAGAGCCAGGTCAGCGTGGCGGCCCCCTCCGTGCCCACGCCGCCGGTTCCGAACGTTCCGCCGGCTCCAGCCATCGCGCCGCCGGCTCCCCCGGACATCGCGGACGAGGTGGCGGAGGCGGCCGAGAACGCCGTGGACGAGGACGAGGTGAAGGAGCGCGTGCGCGAGAAGATCCGGGAGGTGCGTCGCTCCCATGGCTCGCGCGACGTGGTGGCGCGCGGACGCTCGCTGGAGGTGAATGAGGGCGAGTCGGTGGACAGCGCCGTCGTCTACGGCGGCAACCTGACGGTGAAGGGGAAGGTGGAGGACGACGCGGTCGTCTTCGGCGGCAACCTGGAGATCACCGGCCACGTGGAGGGTGACGCACACGCCTTCGGCGGCAACGTGGTGCTCGGCCCGGGCGCCGTGGTGGAAGGAGACGTCTCGTCCTTCGGCGGCGCCGTCATCAAGCAGGACGGGGCGAAGGTGGAGGGCAGCACCGAGTCCTTCGGCGGCGCCAACATCGGCCGCATGGTGGCGGGGGAGATCAAGGAGAACATCAAGGAGGCGAAGGCCTCTCGCGTCGAGCGCGAGGAGCGGAACGACAACGACTTCGCGGCCTTCCTGGTGTGGTTCGCCATGCTCTTCGGCACGGGCTTCCTGGGGCAGCTCTTCCTGCCGACGCGGATGAAGGAGCTGGGCTCGGAGATCCGGGCGCAGCCGGTGAAGAGTGGCGTGGTGGGGTTCCTGGGCGCGCTGGCGATGATCCCCATCACCGTGGTGCTCACGGTGACGCTGATCGGCATCCCGGTGGTGGTGGCGCTGTGGGTGGTGGCCTTCCTGACGACGGCGCTGGGCTTCGCTGCGGTGGCGAGTGAGCTCGGCATGAAGCTGCCGGTGATGCGCGGCCGCAAGACGCAGGCGATGGTGCTGGCCCTGGGGCTGCTGCTCCTGCTGGTGGTGGGCAACATCCCGGTGCTGGGTCCGCTGGTGCTGACGCTGGCGACGCTGGTGGCCTTCGGCGCGGTCATCCGCACCCGGTTCGGCAACCGCCCGCGGGGCATGCCCGAGCCCATCATGTCCGAGCGCGTGCCGGGCTGAGCGGCGGGACGACGTGAAGGAAGGACCCTCCGGGGGCGGCTGTGAGCGTGGGGAACGCTCCGGCCGCCCCCGAGGTGTTTTCACCGGCCCGCCGGAAGGCCCGCCCCCGCGTGGTGCTTGCGGTGCAGTCCGTACAGCGCGCCATGCGCGAACCGGTGCCCCAGCAGGAGCGCGGGGCCGATCGCCATCGCCAGGTTCGCCGGGAACGCGCACCCCACCCCGAGCCCCGTGATGGCCACGAGGAACACGAGGCAGCCCACCAGGCCGAGCCGCGCCACACGCCCGCGGCCGAACAGCACCGCCAGTCCGCACAGCAACTGCCCGAGCGCGATGGGCAACACGAAGAGCGCGGGATTCGCCGCGAAGGGCCCCTCGATGAACGACTGGAACAGCGGAACGGCCATGGGCCCGAAGCCCTCCACGTACAGCCGGGGAGCGACGAGCGCGAGCGTGAGGTTGATGATGCTCGCGATCAGGAAGACGGCGGCCACCACGAGGCGCCCCACCGTATGGGGCCACCGGGCACAGGCGGCGACCATGACGGCGGCCAGGATGAACGAGAAGAAGTAACCGGTGAGCATGAACGCCTCCGCTGTAGGAACCCCACCCTCCTCCACAGCACGGTGCATGCCAGTCCCATCGCAAGGTGAGCACGCCGCGCCTCGCGCAACTTCTGCGTAACTCCCGGAGGAACGCGCACCCAGAGGGACCCGACCCCTGGTCCTCCGAGCGGGCTGACGCACCGCGCCAGCGAGGAGAGAAGCCGGGGTTCCACGCGCCATCACCCCCGCTGTCACCTCCCCTGCCCGGGAGGCAACGCGGGATCCCGAGCGGGCTTTGACCACCCGGGCCCGCTGGGACATTGTCCGCGCACCTTATGCGACGCCTCCCAGATGCCGCCTCGCGCGGTCAGTCCATCACCATGGACCTCGAGGGCGAATCCGTGCCGGCGGTCGAGGGCGAGCCGATCGCGTGCTCGCTCGTGG from Archangium lipolyticum includes the following:
- a CDS encoding RNA polymerase sigma factor, producing MLVADDSAAPPWKADVLAARRGDPSAFESLVRSVQRPVYGLALRLLGNEAEAAEVSQEAFLRAYQNLHKYDESRPFDLWVMAITRNLCLDLLRRRTKVKTEELEPMSEVLPSGEASLEEGAIARQEHQSLEAALATLSADDREVLALYYVQKRTTKEIAQVLGCAPGTIMARLFRAREKLRKKMSPEEPT
- a CDS encoding bactofilin family protein, with the translated sequence MKISKRLLLPALLLASPLALAQTQAPAAQEARAQDTINVQFRGSLRDAIQKIAEEGGLNVVVTGDLDSPAEVRLKNVGAEQALRTVARAYSLKLEQDNGIYTLRPLTAEEKSQVSVAAPSVPTPPVPNVPPAPAIAPPAPPDIADEVAEAAENAVDEDEVKERVREKIREVRRSHGSRDVVARGRSLEVNEGESVDSAVVYGGNLTVKGKVEDDAVVFGGNLEITGHVEGDAHAFGGNVVLGPGAVVEGDVSSFGGAVIKQDGAKVEGSTESFGGANIGRMVAGEIKENIKEAKASRVEREERNDNDFAAFLVWFAMLFGTGFLGQLFLPTRMKELGSEIRAQPVKSGVVGFLGALAMIPITVVLTVTLIGIPVVVALWVVAFLTTALGFAAVASELGMKLPVMRGRKTQAMVLALGLLLLLVVGNIPVLGPLVLTLATLVAFGAVIRTRFGNRPRGMPEPIMSERVPG